A region from the Lentisphaera profundi genome encodes:
- a CDS encoding cryptochrome/photolyase family protein, which yields MKSIRLIFGDQLSLSLASLENCNYENDLIVMMEVKQEADALPHHKRKLLFLFSAMRHFEQDLKKQGFKTRYYKLDDSDNLQSFQDNLRFLIDQGKFDCLHITELGEYRLQQEILTWEEQLEIPVKIYSDKRFYLSKDEFADYAKDKNNLLMENFYRFMRKNTSYLMEQGKPLGGKWNFDSKNRNRYDSKYAIPQRPLFPPDAITKEVITLLEKYFDNRFGSIDNFQECINREQALECLEFFAVELIPHFGTYQDAMVDGEKLLFHSRISHLINCGLLTSREVCERVLKIPIDNNEILYSIEGFIRQVIGWREYIRGIYWLKMPDYLESNHFNANRSLPDFYWSGKTRMNCVSKVVKQTMETAYSHHIQRLMVTGNLALLMGINPIQVHEWYLAVYDDAYEWVELPNTYGMALYADGGLLATKPYAASGNYINKMSDFCKNCSYKVKEKSGEDACPFNYLYWYFLDRNKDKLKNNHRLFMPLRNLEKMSAEKKQLLIEDAEKFIAQNSAGPKSKSY from the coding sequence CCTGCCCCATCATAAAAGAAAGCTTCTTTTTCTATTTTCGGCAATGCGCCATTTTGAACAGGATCTAAAAAAACAAGGTTTCAAGACGCGTTATTATAAGTTAGATGATAGCGATAATCTGCAGAGTTTTCAAGATAATTTACGTTTTTTAATTGATCAAGGAAAATTTGATTGTCTGCATATTACCGAACTGGGTGAATACCGACTTCAGCAAGAAATTTTAACTTGGGAAGAGCAGCTCGAGATACCAGTGAAAATCTATTCCGATAAGCGTTTTTACTTGAGTAAAGATGAATTTGCCGATTACGCCAAGGATAAAAACAATCTACTGATGGAGAATTTTTATCGCTTCATGAGAAAAAATACCTCCTATCTCATGGAGCAAGGAAAGCCCCTAGGTGGGAAATGGAATTTTGATTCTAAAAACCGGAATCGCTACGACAGTAAGTACGCTATTCCACAGCGCCCTCTATTTCCTCCGGATGCAATTACCAAGGAAGTTATCACATTACTTGAAAAGTATTTTGACAATCGTTTTGGTTCGATTGATAATTTTCAAGAATGTATCAATCGTGAACAAGCCTTAGAGTGTTTGGAATTTTTTGCAGTGGAACTCATACCGCATTTTGGAACTTACCAAGATGCTATGGTTGATGGCGAAAAACTGCTTTTTCATAGCAGGATTTCCCATCTCATAAATTGTGGGTTGCTCACCTCAAGGGAAGTTTGTGAGCGAGTTTTAAAAATCCCTATTGATAATAATGAAATCCTCTACTCAATCGAAGGCTTCATTAGGCAAGTCATTGGTTGGAGGGAGTATATACGCGGTATTTATTGGCTCAAAATGCCCGATTATTTAGAAAGCAATCACTTCAATGCCAATAGGAGTTTACCTGACTTCTATTGGAGTGGGAAAACGCGAATGAACTGCGTCAGTAAAGTAGTCAAACAAACAATGGAAACAGCCTATTCTCATCATATACAACGACTCATGGTCACAGGTAACCTAGCCTTGCTTATGGGAATTAATCCCATACAGGTCCATGAATGGTACCTAGCCGTATACGATGATGCCTATGAGTGGGTGGAGCTCCCCAATACTTATGGTATGGCGCTCTATGCGGATGGTGGTTTATTAGCGACTAAACCCTATGCAGCAAGTGGGAACTACATAAATAAAATGTCCGATTTCTGCAAGAATTGTTCCTATAAAGTAAAAGAAAAGAGTGGTGAAGATGCTTGTCCATTCAATTATTTATATTGGTATTTTTTAGATAGAAATAAAGATAAATTAAAAAATAACCACCGTCTTTTTATGCCACTCAGAAATCTTGAGAAAATGTCTGCTGAGAAAAAACAACTCTTGATTGAAGATGCAGAAAAATTCATAGCGCAGAATTCCGCAGGTCCGAAATCTAAGTCGTATTAG